One segment of Neodiprion fabricii isolate iyNeoFabr1 chromosome 1, iyNeoFabr1.1, whole genome shotgun sequence DNA contains the following:
- the LOC124187728 gene encoding programmed cell death protein 2-like, translated as MARDIHGKVYLGYEDECVTEKYRCLVNFTTNKIGGKPDWHYSKTSDSTPRCSLCGLQQLLALQVYAPLENSKYHRTLYIFTCINPNCWNQNESWTCIRVQSIEDTTSTNASASSSVRTDSATNWLSDADDWGNDSNDNMAEQNGNNVAFNQKQFNLSSWNKSLEQDFSNNFSKLYVDDPNANSPTGIESPTIGGGGAVGRLDSPHASAEIEGEENEVICIDTPTKPQHDLISLLHEVTPLPVQHVESKDEVCLTFSEIFVFVEEEDYNSHVPQHVRDLLLEYQQSNPDSIPNSPVESGAGKATDTALEKYEKGIPVHGDEMFHDFMSRLQMNPGQILRYSRDNNAVLLPYPMAGSVGRCKHCGEEMTFELQILSTVIPKLKLATQQEQDFQIEFGTVLIYTCLRSCWSSTDTYRDETIIVLPEKLC; from the exons ATGGCTCGCGATATACACGGGAAAGTTTATCTGGGATATGAGGATGAATGTGTTACAGAAAAGTATCGCTGTCTTGTGAATTTTACTACAAATAAAATCGGCGGTAAACCG GATTGGCACTACAGCAAAACATCCGATTCAACACCTCGATGCAGTCTCTGTGGCCTGCAACAATTATTAGCCTTGCAAGTTTATGCACCTTTAGAAAACTCCAAGTACCACCGTACGCTGTACATATTTACGTGCATTAATCCAAATTGTTGGAACCAAAATGAAAGCTGGACTTGTATTCGAGTACAATCAATCGAAGATACGACGAGCACAAATGCTTCAGCCAGTAGTAGCGTTCGAACAGATTCAGCGACAAACTGGTTGTCTGATGCAGATGATTGGGGGAATGATTCCAATGATAATATGGCAGAGCAGAATGGAAATAACGTAGCATTTAATCAAAAGCAATTCAATCTTTCCTCATGGAACAAGAGCTTGGAACAAgattttagtaataatttttcaaaactgtatGTCGACGACCCTAATGCCAACAG CCCTACAGGTATAGAAAGTCCCACAATCGGTGGAGGAGGAGCAGTAGGAAGACTGGATTCACCTCATGCTTCTGCTGAAATAGAAGGTGAAGAAAATGAAGTAATCTGCATTGATACGCCGACAAAGCCGCAACACGATCTGATCAGTCTACTGCACGAAGTTACACCTCTGCCCGTGCAGCATGTAGAATCAAAGGATGAGGTTTGCCTAACATTCTCGGAAATATTTGTCTTTGTTGAAGAAGAAGATTATAACTCTCACGTGCCGCAGCATGTTCGTGATTTACTTCTTGAATATCAACAATCTAATCCTGACTCCATTCCTAATTCTCCCGTTGAATCTGGAGCTGGCAAGGCGACTGATACTGCTCtagaaaaatatgagaaagGAATTCCAGTTCATGGAGATGAGATGTTCCATGATTTCATGTCTAGACTACAGATGAATCCTGGACAGATTCTCAG GTACTCGCGAGATAATAATGCTGTGTTGCTACCATACCCGATGGCAGGAAGTGTTGGTAGATGCAAGCATTGTGGAGAAGAGATGACATttgaattacaaatattatcaACTGTGATACCAAAGTTAAAATTGGCCACTCAACAGGAGCAAGATTTCCAGATTGAGTTTGGGACAGTTTTAATATACACCTGTTTGCGTAGCTGTTGGTCCTCGACAGATACATACAGAGATGAGACAATTATTGTGCTACCAGAAAAATTATGCTAA